Proteins from a single region of Chryseobacterium sp. T16E-39:
- a CDS encoding DUF6048 family protein yields MKTKLIFTFFFSALSLLGYAQQKKTKVEPKKEKWKYEPNFMVGFDVLNTGSAFFSDRKLYQGFISSKIKGSLHGIAEAGFEKNVYQKNGYDAKVNGPFVKLGVFYMLASDPENEFNGFYAGGKAGGSFYTQEYMAIPVRGFGGSASSVAFPSSTQSSYWLEGVIGGRVQLFESNFYIDVNLQPKYMVFTTKQDDIQPMIVPGFGRSSSKFNMGFSWNIAYKF; encoded by the coding sequence ATGAAGACAAAACTAATCTTTACCTTCTTTTTTAGTGCATTAAGTCTCCTGGGTTATGCTCAGCAGAAAAAAACTAAAGTAGAACCTAAGAAAGAAAAATGGAAGTATGAACCTAATTTTATGGTTGGTTTTGATGTTCTCAATACGGGGAGTGCCTTCTTTTCAGATAGAAAATTATATCAGGGATTTATATCCTCAAAAATAAAAGGGAGTTTACATGGTATTGCAGAAGCGGGTTTTGAAAAGAATGTTTATCAAAAAAATGGCTATGATGCCAAGGTAAATGGACCTTTTGTAAAACTTGGTGTTTTTTATATGCTTGCCAGTGATCCGGAAAATGAATTTAATGGTTTTTATGCAGGAGGGAAAGCAGGGGGTTCATTTTATACCCAGGAGTATATGGCAATACCTGTTCGGGGATTTGGAGGAAGTGCTTCTTCTGTAGCCTTTCCGTCCTCTACTCAGTCTTCCTATTGGCTTGAAGGAGTGATAGGAGGCAGGGTTCAGTTGTTTGAGTCTAATTTTTATATAGACGTCAACCTGCAACCGAAGTATATGGTTTTTACCACAAAGCAGGATGATATACAGCCTATGATAGTTCCGGGCTTTGGCCGAAGTTCATCTAAATTCAATATGGGCTTCTCCTGGAATATAGCATATAAATTTTAA
- a CDS encoding reprolysin-like metallopeptidase, with amino-acid sequence MKKLLTTLFCSLIGVSAMAQWTPTTYERGAKLGSNYVRGYYKLDLDKIKSQLRSAQEMGPNSKPVEILLPTLGGKIERFAVYSFPVMTKDFADQYQLGSYAGVSLDDPSKYLRFSVAPNDFQSMIIQNGRYEFIDAVNADKTVYGVHPKTKKNENGFLCSTEEDPVSQNQIKELLKDGKSFTNQPTSFSKTSDKKYRTMRLAMSVTGEYTAYFGGVANALAQINATVTRVNAVFEKDFALHLNVLSYPTLIFDNAATDPYATVTNPLAPPGSWNLSLQQQLTTVVGSANYDIGHLFGASGGGGNAGCIGCVCIAPANNNSLGKGAGITSPATGTVNASALHPPSGDTFDIDYVAHEMGHQLGANHTFSHSLEPSGVNMEPGSGTTIMGYAGITGPTTDVQPHSDPYFHIASIKQVQANLIAKTCDIETDIANNPPVIAALPTYNIPLGTAFVLTASATDAENDPLTYSWEEVDNANVVINNANLGTTSTGASFRSVAPSTSPTRYFPKFASVMSGVLNNSNNQWESVSMVPRTTKFSVTVRDNNPAANQQQTQYAEQTVVVGSDGPFKINNFYVNNNVPSAIEWNVANTTAAPYNVANVKIDYTTDNGTTWTVLSASTPNDGSENYTFPSSLNGQTIKVRISSIGNIFYTVKSIMVTTLAPCNGNAPTNLVVTNITAHSADVTWQPVVGATYKLRYKKVSETSWTEVSLNTAYTTLNSLAEGGIYEVQVATVCSGTTGTYSPSTNFTIQTLTYCVTQATNIDDEFISNVTVANINNTSVGSAYTDYTNNPALQINVIKGSTYPISVTIGTPDVDTVAAWIDFNKNGVFESSERVLNYPVGAITGPITGSFTVPQSAVTGQPMRMRVVLLYGGPSNAGASLTGPCGTLSYGEAEDYNVVATATLGTSETVIKNDGIQLYPNPASDVLNITKVSDKATYKIYSVTGQLVNSGNINGGKINVSTLVKGGYVITIDEKGKDVFKSKFIKK; translated from the coding sequence ATGAAAAAACTACTTACTACTTTATTTTGTAGTTTGATAGGAGTTTCTGCCATGGCGCAATGGACTCCTACGACTTATGAAAGAGGGGCGAAACTAGGATCAAATTATGTCCGAGGTTATTACAAGCTCGATCTTGACAAAATAAAATCACAGCTTAGAAGTGCTCAGGAAATGGGGCCTAATTCTAAACCTGTAGAAATTTTACTTCCTACTTTGGGTGGAAAAATTGAAAGATTTGCTGTTTATAGCTTCCCGGTAATGACAAAAGATTTTGCTGATCAGTATCAGTTAGGATCTTATGCTGGAGTTAGTTTGGATGATCCGAGTAAATATCTGAGATTCTCTGTTGCTCCAAATGATTTCCAATCAATGATCATTCAGAACGGTAGATATGAATTTATTGATGCGGTGAATGCTGATAAAACAGTGTATGGTGTACACCCTAAAACAAAGAAAAATGAGAATGGTTTCTTGTGTTCAACAGAAGAAGATCCAGTATCACAAAATCAAATTAAAGAATTGTTGAAAGACGGAAAGTCTTTTACCAATCAACCTACTAGTTTTTCTAAAACTTCTGACAAGAAGTATAGAACAATGAGATTGGCTATGTCAGTTACTGGTGAGTATACTGCGTATTTCGGAGGTGTGGCTAATGCGCTTGCGCAAATTAATGCTACAGTGACGAGAGTAAATGCTGTTTTCGAAAAAGATTTTGCATTACATTTAAATGTTTTAAGTTATCCAACTCTAATTTTTGATAATGCAGCAACAGATCCTTATGCGACTGTTACAAACCCTTTAGCGCCTCCGGGTTCTTGGAATTTGTCTTTACAGCAGCAGCTTACTACTGTTGTAGGAAGTGCTAATTATGACATCGGTCACTTATTTGGTGCCTCTGGTGGTGGTGGAAATGCTGGTTGTATCGGTTGTGTATGTATTGCACCAGCAAATAACAATTCTTTAGGGAAAGGTGCGGGAATTACATCTCCAGCAACTGGAACAGTAAATGCTTCTGCTTTGCACCCACCTTCAGGAGATACTTTTGATATTGATTATGTAGCTCATGAAATGGGGCATCAATTGGGAGCAAACCATACTTTCTCACACAGCTTAGAACCCTCTGGTGTAAACATGGAACCAGGCTCAGGAACTACAATTATGGGATATGCTGGTATCACAGGTCCTACTACCGATGTACAGCCTCATTCTGATCCATATTTTCATATTGCAAGTATTAAGCAGGTTCAGGCTAACTTAATTGCAAAAACTTGTGATATAGAAACAGATATAGCAAATAACCCACCTGTTATTGCTGCGTTGCCGACTTATAATATTCCTTTAGGGACTGCATTTGTATTAACGGCTTCTGCAACAGATGCTGAAAATGATCCATTGACATATAGCTGGGAAGAGGTAGATAATGCAAATGTTGTTATTAATAATGCTAATTTAGGTACAACTTCTACAGGAGCTTCTTTTAGATCAGTTGCACCTAGTACAAGCCCAACTAGATATTTCCCTAAATTTGCGTCTGTAATGTCTGGAGTTTTAAATAACTCTAATAATCAATGGGAATCTGTTTCTATGGTACCGAGAACTACAAAATTCTCTGTAACAGTAAGAGATAATAACCCGGCAGCTAATCAGCAGCAGACTCAGTATGCAGAACAAACTGTTGTTGTGGGAAGTGATGGTCCATTTAAGATCAATAATTTTTATGTAAATAACAATGTTCCTTCTGCGATAGAATGGAATGTTGCGAATACTACTGCAGCTCCATACAATGTAGCGAATGTGAAGATTGATTACACAACTGACAATGGAACAACATGGACGGTATTATCAGCATCAACTCCAAATGATGGTTCTGAAAATTATACTTTCCCATCTTCTTTGAATGGACAAACGATCAAGGTGAGAATTTCATCAATCGGAAATATATTCTATACTGTAAAATCAATAATGGTTACTACACTTGCGCCTTGTAACGGAAATGCTCCTACAAATCTTGTGGTAACAAACATAACAGCGCATTCTGCAGATGTTACATGGCAGCCTGTTGTAGGTGCTACGTATAAATTGCGTTACAAAAAGGTAAGTGAAACTAGCTGGACTGAAGTGAGTTTAAATACAGCTTATACAACATTAAATAGTTTAGCTGAAGGTGGAATCTATGAAGTACAAGTAGCTACTGTATGTAGTGGTACAACGGGTACTTATTCTCCGTCTACAAACTTTACAATACAGACTTTGACGTATTGTGTAACTCAGGCAACTAATATAGATGATGAGTTTATTTCTAACGTAACAGTTGCAAATATAAATAACACATCTGTAGGAAGTGCTTATACCGACTATACAAATAACCCTGCTCTTCAGATTAATGTAATAAAAGGTAGTACTTATCCAATTTCAGTTACTATTGGAACTCCAGATGTTGATACAGTAGCTGCTTGGATCGACTTTAATAAGAATGGTGTATTTGAAAGCTCCGAAAGAGTTCTTAACTATCCTGTTGGAGCAATAACAGGTCCTATTACAGGTTCATTTACAGTTCCTCAGTCAGCAGTGACAGGTCAGCCTATGAGAATGAGAGTTGTATTGTTATATGGAGGTCCTTCTAATGCTGGAGCTTCTTTAACAGGTCCTTGTGGAACACTTAGCTATGGAGAAGCTGAAGATTATAATGTTGTAGCAACTGCAACATTGGGAACTTCTGAAACTGTTATTAAAAATGATGGTATCCAATTATATCCTAACCCGGCAAGTGATGTATTAAACATTACGAAAGTTTCTGATA
- a CDS encoding succinate dehydrogenase/fumarate reductase iron-sulfur subunit, which translates to MSAKKGLHLTLKIWRQKNNKTKGQFETYKISDVSTDSSFLEMLDILNENLINEGKEPIAFDHDCREGICGMCSLYINGRAHGPDTGITTCQLHMRMFKDGETIVIEPWRSAAFPVIKDLMVDRSAFDRVMAAGGFISVNTSGNTLDANAILVPKEDADKAMDAAACIGCGACVATCKNGSAMLFVGAKVSQYALLPQGRVEAKRRVLNMVKAMDEEGFGNCSNTGACEVECPKGISLENIARMNREYMSALVDKG; encoded by the coding sequence ATGAGTGCAAAAAAAGGCTTACATCTTACGCTGAAAATTTGGAGACAAAAGAATAACAAAACCAAAGGTCAGTTTGAGACTTATAAAATATCGGATGTATCAACAGATTCTTCATTCTTAGAAATGTTGGATATCCTTAATGAAAATTTAATTAACGAAGGAAAAGAACCTATCGCATTTGATCACGACTGTCGTGAAGGAATCTGCGGAATGTGTTCTCTTTATATTAATGGTAGAGCTCATGGTCCGGATACGGGTATCACGACTTGCCAGCTTCACATGAGAATGTTCAAAGACGGTGAAACAATCGTTATTGAACCTTGGAGAAGTGCTGCTTTCCCTGTAATTAAGGATTTAATGGTGGATAGAAGTGCGTTTGACAGAGTGATGGCAGCAGGTGGTTTCATCTCTGTGAATACCTCTGGAAATACACTTGATGCAAATGCAATACTAGTTCCTAAAGAAGATGCAGACAAAGCTATGGATGCTGCTGCATGTATCGGATGCGGAGCTTGTGTGGCTACCTGTAAAAATGGTTCTGCGATGCTATTTGTAGGAGCAAAGGTTTCTCAATATGCATTACTTCCTCAGGGTAGAGTTGAAGCAAAAAGGAGAGTTCTTAATATGGTAAAGGCAATGGATGAAGAAGGATTTGGTAACTGTTCAAATACAGGTGCTTGTGAGGTAGAATGTCCAAAAGGAATTTCTTTGGAAAATATTGCCAGAATGAACAGAGAGTACATGTCAGCGCTGGTTGATAAAGGATAA
- a CDS encoding TlpA family protein disulfide reductase: MKKYLLLFIIAIFVMSCSKKVEVKGKITGGSPLERIEFIEASGVATLPLANIGVKNDGTFSGSFEAPKNGMYLISYAGKQNLVYLKGGQTLNISGSGMNFPNDYVITGDAKKNNDFFTASQKYLTNYAQTVNMNELMTKDERGFLAGIQKVEKDINNNIEENVKKFSPDNEVVQWKKNDLSSTLLSIISQYEMRQGSGNPSFKVGKAFTDYENKLQENKETMIKENPYYRQYLLAKMSPDFQKYAEANSKNKTDVTTSELFTQYLKTKKDISQTAKDYLLAFVMAQSDIHPGSPVKVTDKIKKIIDEDIKDATIKGDLNKIQIAVNGVKVGEVAPEASLVKQDGKSYKISENKGKPYMLFFYASWNPYISEATVPVLKEVVNFYKSKMNFVFVNVDDTKDQFVKTSNSLLKGIQGTNVYGDGGLNSDVAKKYGIYGFKLPCFVIIDKDGKIASRSFVNLGEPELVTILDKLTGLSAPKANPNVQLQPGFGADPSAQQVNPQSANPQPVPTK, encoded by the coding sequence ATGAAAAAATATCTTTTATTGTTTATCATTGCAATATTTGTAATGTCTTGCTCTAAAAAAGTAGAAGTAAAAGGAAAAATAACAGGCGGATCTCCACTGGAAAGAATTGAATTTATCGAAGCTTCAGGAGTCGCCACATTGCCCTTAGCAAATATTGGAGTGAAAAATGATGGGACATTCTCTGGAAGTTTTGAAGCTCCTAAAAATGGGATGTATCTTATTTCTTATGCTGGAAAGCAAAATTTGGTATACCTAAAAGGAGGGCAGACTCTTAATATTTCAGGAAGTGGAATGAACTTCCCAAATGATTATGTTATTACGGGTGATGCAAAAAAGAATAATGATTTCTTTACAGCTTCCCAAAAATATCTTACCAACTATGCTCAGACGGTAAACATGAATGAGCTAATGACCAAGGATGAAAGAGGTTTTCTTGCGGGGATACAGAAAGTTGAAAAAGATATCAATAACAATATTGAAGAGAACGTTAAAAAATTCAGTCCGGATAATGAAGTAGTGCAATGGAAGAAGAATGATCTTTCAAGTACTTTATTATCTATTATCAGTCAGTATGAAATGAGACAGGGGTCTGGTAATCCTTCATTCAAAGTAGGAAAGGCTTTCACTGATTATGAAAATAAACTTCAGGAAAATAAAGAAACGATGATTAAGGAAAACCCTTATTACAGACAGTATTTATTGGCTAAAATGAGTCCTGATTTTCAAAAATATGCGGAAGCAAATAGTAAAAATAAGACTGATGTTACTACTTCAGAATTATTTACACAATATTTAAAGACAAAAAAGGATATTTCTCAAACTGCTAAAGATTATCTTTTAGCTTTTGTAATGGCTCAGTCTGATATCCATCCAGGTTCACCTGTTAAAGTTACAGACAAAATCAAAAAAATCATTGATGAAGATATCAAGGATGCTACGATTAAGGGTGATCTTAATAAAATTCAGATTGCTGTAAATGGAGTGAAGGTTGGAGAAGTTGCTCCTGAAGCATCTTTAGTAAAACAAGACGGAAAATCGTATAAGATTTCTGAAAATAAAGGGAAACCTTATATGTTGTTTTTCTATGCATCTTGGAATCCATATATTAGTGAAGCTACAGTTCCTGTGTTAAAAGAAGTTGTTAATTTTTATAAATCTAAAATGAATTTTGTATTTGTAAATGTTGATGATACGAAGGATCAGTTTGTGAAAACAAGCAATTCTTTACTAAAAGGAATCCAGGGGACTAATGTTTATGGTGATGGTGGATTGAATTCTGATGTTGCTAAAAAATATGGTATTTATGGATTTAAACTTCCTTGCTTTGTGATCATAGACAAAGACGGAAAGATTGCCAGCAGATCTTTTGTTAATCTGGGAGAACCTGAATTGGTAACCATTTTGGATAAACTAACAGGGCTTTCCGCTCCAAAGGCTAATCCTAATGTTCAGTTACAGCCAGGTTTTGGAGCTGATCCATCTGCTCAGCAGGTGAATCCTCAATCTGCAAATCCTCAGCCAGTTCCAACAAAATAG
- a CDS encoding succinate dehydrogenase cytochrome b subunit: MAGLTSSTIGRKYAMALSAMFLLIFLILHLTTNLLSVINRDAFNTASDFMGYNPFVQFLMQPILGFAVLFHFIMGFVLEIKNNKARPIKYDSNNASVNSSWMSRNMIISGAVVLAFLALHFYDFWIHEINYKYVEVLAPDAERFWPELHEKFADIWRVALYVISFVLLGLHLAHGFQSSFQSIGARHPKYTPVIKAIGTWYSILIPFGFIFIAVYHFITQ; the protein is encoded by the coding sequence ATGGCAGGTTTAACGAGTTCTACGATAGGTAGAAAATATGCTATGGCATTATCAGCTATGTTTTTGCTGATTTTTCTTATACTGCATTTAACAACAAATTTATTATCTGTTATAAATCGGGATGCATTTAATACAGCATCTGATTTTATGGGGTATAATCCTTTTGTTCAATTCTTAATGCAACCTATTCTTGGTTTCGCAGTACTTTTCCATTTTATTATGGGATTTGTATTGGAGATTAAGAATAATAAAGCACGTCCGATTAAATATGATTCTAACAACGCATCTGTGAATTCTTCATGGATGTCTAGAAATATGATTATTTCCGGAGCTGTTGTATTAGCGTTTTTAGCGCTTCATTTTTATGATTTCTGGATTCATGAAATAAACTACAAGTATGTAGAAGTATTGGCTCCTGATGCAGAACGTTTTTGGCCGGAATTGCATGAGAAGTTTGCTGATATCTGGAGAGTAGCTTTATATGTGATCTCATTTGTTTTATTGGGATTACACCTGGCTCACGGATTCCAGTCTTCTTTCCAGTCAATTGGAGCAAGACATCCAAAATATACTCCGGTAATTAAAGCAATAGGAACTTGGTATTCAATCCTTATCCCTTTTGGGTTTATTTTTATCGCAGTTTATCATTTTATAACTCAATAA
- a CDS encoding fumarate reductase/succinate dehydrogenase flavoprotein subunit: MSKLDSKIPAGSLKDKWKHHKDHMNLVAPNNRDKIDIIVVGTGLAGGSAAATLAEQGYNVKAFCYQDSPRRAHSIAAQGGINAAKNYQGDGDSTYRLFYDTIKGGDYRAREANVYRLAEVSANIIDQCVSQGVPFGRDYGGQLDNRSFGGVQVKRTFYAKGQTGQQLLLGAYSAMSRQIGKGRIKMYNRHEMLDLVIVDGKARGIIARNLVTGEIERHSAHAVVIASGGYGNVYFLSTNAMGSNVSAAWKIHKKGAYFANPCYVQIHPTCIPVHGTQQSKLTLMSESLRNSGRIWVPKKIEDSVAIREGKLRPENIKEEDRDYYLERRYPAFGNLVPRDVASRAAKERCDAGFGIENNDTQEGVYLDFSTEIMKKGREAAIEKHVHNPTDQQLYDLGKSWVEEKYGNLFVMYEKITADDPYKTPMKIYPAVHYTMGGVWVDYNLQSTIPGCFVIGEANFSDHGANRLGASALMQGLADGYFVLPYTIADYLSADIRTGAIPTDSGSFDEAEKGIKEKIDFFLNNKGTHSVDHFHKQLGNIMWNKVGMGRTPEGLREAIKEIEEVRNDFWKNVKVPGEGEGMNTELEKAFRVADFLELGQLMAIDALHRNESCGGHFREDHSTPDGEAERDDVNFKYVGAWEYQGADINHEILHKEDLIYDNIEVKTRSYK, translated from the coding sequence ATGAGTAAGTTAGATTCAAAAATTCCTGCTGGTTCTCTTAAGGACAAATGGAAGCATCATAAAGACCATATGAACCTTGTTGCACCAAACAACAGAGATAAGATTGATATTATTGTTGTAGGTACAGGTTTGGCAGGAGGTTCTGCTGCAGCTACTTTGGCTGAGCAAGGATATAATGTAAAAGCTTTTTGTTATCAGGATTCTCCAAGAAGAGCGCACTCTATTGCAGCTCAGGGAGGTATTAACGCTGCTAAAAACTATCAAGGTGATGGTGACTCTACCTATAGATTATTTTATGACACGATCAAAGGGGGTGACTATAGAGCGAGAGAAGCAAATGTATACAGACTGGCTGAAGTTTCAGCAAATATTATAGACCAGTGTGTTTCTCAAGGGGTTCCATTTGGTAGAGATTACGGGGGTCAGTTAGATAACCGTTCATTTGGTGGAGTTCAGGTAAAAAGAACTTTTTATGCAAAAGGACAGACAGGTCAACAGTTATTATTAGGTGCATATTCTGCAATGAGCCGCCAGATCGGTAAAGGTAGAATTAAAATGTACAACCGTCATGAGATGTTGGATCTTGTTATTGTAGATGGAAAGGCGAGAGGTATTATTGCAAGAAATCTTGTTACCGGTGAAATTGAAAGACATTCTGCACATGCAGTTGTTATAGCATCTGGAGGATATGGGAATGTATATTTCCTTTCTACCAACGCAATGGGTTCAAACGTTTCTGCAGCCTGGAAAATCCATAAAAAAGGAGCGTATTTTGCGAATCCTTGTTATGTGCAGATTCACCCTACTTGTATTCCGGTTCACGGAACACAACAATCTAAATTGACTTTGATGTCAGAATCATTAAGAAACTCAGGAAGAATCTGGGTTCCTAAAAAGATTGAAGACTCAGTGGCCATCAGAGAGGGTAAATTAAGACCCGAAAATATTAAAGAAGAAGACAGAGATTATTATTTAGAAAGAAGATATCCGGCATTCGGTAACTTAGTTCCTAGAGATGTTGCATCAAGAGCAGCTAAGGAAAGATGTGATGCTGGGTTCGGAATTGAAAATAATGATACACAAGAAGGTGTTTATCTTGATTTCTCTACAGAGATTATGAAAAAAGGTAGAGAAGCGGCTATTGAAAAACACGTTCATAATCCTACAGATCAGCAACTTTACGATTTAGGTAAAAGCTGGGTTGAAGAAAAATACGGGAACTTATTCGTCATGTATGAAAAAATTACAGCGGATGATCCTTATAAAACTCCAATGAAGATTTACCCGGCAGTACACTATACAATGGGTGGTGTATGGGTTGATTATAACCTTCAGTCTACAATTCCTGGATGTTTCGTAATTGGGGAAGCCAACTTCTCAGATCACGGAGCAAACAGACTTGGAGCTTCTGCATTGATGCAAGGTCTAGCAGATGGATATTTTGTACTTCCTTATACAATCGCAGATTACCTTTCTGCAGATATCAGAACAGGTGCGATTCCAACAGACTCAGGTTCATTTGATGAAGCTGAAAAAGGAATTAAAGAGAAAATTGATTTCTTCTTAAATAATAAAGGAACTCATTCTGTAGACCACTTCCATAAGCAATTAGGAAATATTATGTGGAACAAAGTTGGAATGGGAAGAACGCCTGAAGGATTAAGAGAAGCTATTAAGGAAATCGAAGAAGTGAGAAATGACTTCTGGAAAAATGTAAAAGTTCCTGGAGAAGGAGAAGGAATGAACACTGAACTTGAAAAAGCTTTCAGAGTGGCAGACTTCCTGGAACTTGGACAGTTAATGGCTATCGATGCATTACATAGAAACGAATCTTGTGGTGGACATTTCCGTGAAGATCACTCAACTCCGGATGGAGAAGCAGAAAGAGATGACGTAAACTTCAAGTACGTTGGAGCTTGGGAATATCAGGGAGCAGATATCAATCATGAGATTCTGCATAAAGAAGACTTGATATATGACAACATCGAGGTTAAAACAAGAAGCTACAAATAA
- a CDS encoding DUF6452 family protein — MKYFKFLLLTLMLGMLCSCGGDDDICESGEGTPRMKIAFKNAENDKVITLDSLYVAVDYGSGKVQLGKLQKISSRLVPLRVDDSPYTDVYFRLTVKGAESKVRISYTTKSKYVSPGCGLKKTYENLNSELPTPDNPVKKVEIVQNNIENEDKTNLYLLF; from the coding sequence ATGAAATATTTTAAATTTCTCTTATTGACTTTAATGCTGGGAATGCTTTGCTCTTGTGGCGGGGATGATGATATCTGCGAAAGTGGTGAAGGAACCCCTAGAATGAAAATTGCATTTAAGAATGCAGAGAATGATAAAGTCATAACATTAGATTCTCTTTATGTAGCTGTGGATTATGGCTCCGGTAAAGTACAATTGGGAAAGCTGCAAAAAATCAGCTCCAGATTAGTACCTTTAAGAGTGGATGATTCACCTTACACAGATGTCTATTTCAGGTTGACCGTTAAGGGGGCGGAATCAAAAGTTAGAATAAGCTATACCACTAAATCAAAATATGTTTCTCCCGGATGTGGATTGAAAAAAACGTATGAAAACTTAAATTCTGAATTACCAACACCTGATAATCCTGTGAAGAAAGTTGAAATTGTACAAAATAATATAGAGAATGAAGACAAAACTAATCTTTACCTTCTTTTTTAG
- the rlmD gene encoding 23S rRNA (uracil(1939)-C(5))-methyltransferase RlmD yields MRKKKDIILENIKLLTAGAKGVAIGKTEEGKTVLVSGGIPGDVVNARVKKSKSKYFEAETLEVVEKSPFRVDAKCIHFGICGGCKWQNMSYEKQLDFKQEEVYNNIKRIGGIEDFETIPILGAEEQYFYRNKMEFSFSNARWLTQYEISSEENFGSKDALGFHIPGMWSKILDLKECFLQEDPSNAIRLAVKNYGVENGFDFFDVRNQEGFLRTLMMRQNSKGEWMVLFQLYREEAENREKLFEFLLSKFPQIKTLVYAINPKQNDSIYDLDINVYFGEGFLMEEMDGLKFKIGPKSFFQTNYKQALELYRKTLEFADLKGDEVVYDLYTGTGTIAQYVARKAKQVIGIESVQEAINAAIEHAELNGLTNCTFYCGDMKNVFNDEFLENHPKADVLITDPPRDGMHQKVVEQILKLSPEKVVYVSCNSATQARDLALMKDHYNVVKILPVDMFPQTHHVENIALLIKK; encoded by the coding sequence ATGAGAAAGAAGAAAGATATTATTCTTGAAAATATTAAACTTTTAACCGCAGGTGCTAAAGGAGTAGCCATAGGAAAAACAGAGGAAGGGAAGACGGTTTTGGTTTCAGGAGGTATTCCGGGAGATGTTGTTAATGCAAGAGTTAAAAAGTCTAAATCTAAATATTTTGAGGCTGAAACTCTTGAGGTTGTTGAGAAGTCTCCATTTAGGGTAGATGCTAAATGTATTCACTTTGGAATTTGTGGCGGCTGCAAATGGCAAAATATGAGCTATGAAAAGCAGTTGGATTTTAAACAGGAGGAAGTTTACAATAATATAAAAAGGATTGGTGGAATTGAAGATTTTGAAACCATTCCGATCCTGGGTGCTGAGGAACAGTATTTCTACAGGAATAAAATGGAATTCTCATTTTCAAATGCAAGATGGCTTACACAGTATGAAATAAGCTCAGAAGAAAACTTTGGCAGCAAGGATGCTTTAGGTTTTCATATTCCGGGGATGTGGAGTAAGATTCTAGATCTTAAAGAATGTTTCCTTCAGGAGGATCCGTCAAATGCGATCCGTCTGGCAGTGAAAAATTACGGAGTTGAAAATGGATTTGATTTCTTTGATGTAAGAAATCAGGAAGGATTTTTGAGAACTTTGATGATGAGGCAAAACTCCAAAGGAGAATGGATGGTTTTGTTTCAGCTTTACAGAGAAGAGGCTGAAAACAGAGAGAAGCTTTTTGAGTTTTTATTAAGTAAGTTTCCACAAATTAAAACCTTGGTCTACGCTATTAATCCAAAACAAAATGATTCCATTTACGATTTAGATATTAATGTTTATTTTGGAGAGGGCTTTTTAATGGAAGAGATGGATGGGCTGAAGTTTAAAATCGGACCAAAATCTTTTTTTCAAACCAATTACAAGCAGGCTTTGGAACTGTACAGAAAAACGTTAGAGTTTGCCGACCTGAAAGGTGATGAAGTTGTCTATGATCTTTACACGGGAACAGGTACTATTGCGCAATATGTAGCCAGAAAAGCAAAGCAGGTGATCGGAATAGAGTCAGTTCAGGAAGCTATTAATGCAGCTATTGAACATGCTGAATTAAATGGTCTTACCAATTGCACTTTCTATTGTGGAGATATGAAAAATGTCTTTAATGATGAATTCTTAGAAAATCATCCAAAGGCTGATGTACTCATTACAGATCCTCCAAGAGACGGGATGCATCAGAAGGTTGTAGAGCAGATCTTAAAACTTTCTCCTGAAAAAGTGGTGTATGTAAGCTGTAATTCTGCAACTCAGGCAAGAGATCTGGCTTTGATGAAGGATCATTACAATGTTGTAAAGATATTACCGGTGGATATGTTCCCTCAAACTCATCATGTTGAGAATATTGCATTGCTTATAAAAAAATAA